The Pseudomonas sp. SCA2728.1_7 DNA segment GATGCCGAATACACGCTGGCCAAGGATATAGCCCGCAAAGCGCTGAACCGCCAGCTCAAGGATCGCACTAACGGCGCGCTGTATTTCCATGACCGTAATGTTCATCCGAGCTGGGCCAAGGAATACCGCAGAACCGCTGAAACGAAAAAATTTCTCTTCTACAAACCAGCCGGCGGCGACGCGCGTTAAGCGCAGACTTGCCGCACACATTCGCGCAACCAGCGATGCGCCGGGTCGGCGTCCATGCGCGGATGCCAGAGCATCGACACGCTGATGTCCGGCATCGCGAAGGGCAGGGCGAAACTGTGCAGGCCGGTGCGCAGTTTGCTGGTGTGACGTTGTGGGACAGTGGCGATCAGGTCGGATTCACGCACCAGCGTCAGCGCCGCCGAGAATCCACCGAATGAAGTGACGATGTCCCGCGTCAGGCCGAGCGCGAGTAAGGCTTCGTCGACCGGCCCGCTGCTGCGTCCGCGCCGTGAAATGAGAATGTGCTCGCCGTCGGCAAAGCGCTTGCTGGTGATTTTCCCCGCGCTCAACGGATGCCCCTCACGCACCACACCGATCCATTGATCCTGAAACAGGATGCGGCTGTGCAGCGTCGGGTCGGTGCTGTCGTCGACCACGCCGGTTTCCAGATCGACGCGGCCTTCGCGCAGCGGCGTGCTGTCCTTGTCGGCTTTCTGCACAAAGCGCAGGCGTACGCCGGGTGCTTCTTCAGCGATGCGCGCGAGCAGGGCGGCGGCGAAGGTTTCGACAAAGCCGTCGGTGTTGCGCAGCGTGAAGGTGCGTTGCAAGCGGCCGGGGTCGAGCACTTCGGCGGGCCGTAAAACCGCCTCGGCGTCCTGCACCAAATGACTGACTCGTTCGCGCAATTCCAATGCGCGGGGCGTCGGCACCAGGCCTCGACCCGCGCGCACCAACAGCGGATCGCCGGTGGTTTCGCGCAGACGGGCGAGGGCGCGACTCATGGCCGACGGGCTCAACCGCAGGCATTTGGCGGCGCGGGCGACGCTGCCTTCACGCAGTAATACGTCGAGGGTGATCAGCAGGTTCAGGTCCGGCGCAGTCATGACATGGCGTTCCATGCAGGTATTGAGTGCAAAGCATGCGTCTTGCGCCGTGTGTTGTCGAGGCTCAGGCTATGACGCATCACCTATGCGTTGCGAGCCGTCCATGCCCCGAGAATCCCTGAGCACTCCCGCCCGTTGGGCGCTGACCAGTCTGGCCCTGTCGATGTTGATGCCGTCGCTGGACACCAGCATTGCCAACGCCGGGTTGCCGATCTTGGCGACGGCGTTTGAGGCGACGTTTCAACAGGTGCAATGGATCGTGCTGGCTTATCTGCTCGCGATCACTACATTGATTGTCAGTGTCGGGCGTCTGGGCGATGGTTTTGGACGGCGGCGATTGCTGCTGATCGGGATCGGCATTTTCACCAGCGCTTCGTTGGCTTGCGCGTTGGCTCCGGGACTGGGTTGGCTGATCGGCGCACGGGCGGTGCAAGGTGTTGGTGCGGCGATCATGTTTGCCTTGACGGTGGCGTTGGTGGCCGATGCGGTGCCGAAGGCGCGGGCGGGCAGTGCGATGGGCTTGCTGGCGACGATGTCGGCGGCGGGCACCAGTCTTGGGCCGTCGCTGGGTGGGCTATTGATGACGCATGTCGGCTGGCAGGCGATTTTTCTGCTCAACGTGCCGTTGGGTTTACTCAATATTTGGCTGGTGTACCGCTTTTTGCCAGCGGATCGGGCCGCAGGGCCAAGGCCGCGTGTCGCGTTCGATTATTCAGGCAGCGCGGTGCTGGTGTTGACGCTGGCGGCCTATGCGCTGGCGATGACGCTTGAAGGTTTCACCGTGCCGTTGCTGTTGGCCAGCCTGTGCGGCGCGGGGTTGTTCTTCATGATCGAGAAGAAGGCCAAGGCGCCGCTGATACGCTTGTCACTGTTCGCTGACCGGCGATTGAGCAGCAGCCTGGCGCTGACCTTTGTGGTGACGACCGTGATGATGACCACGCTGGTGGTGGGGCCGTTTTACCTGAGTCGCGGATTGGGCCTCAGCAGTGCCGTGGTCGGCTTGGCGTTATCGGTCGGGCCGTTGTTGTCTGCGTTTGGCGGTGTGCCGGCCGGGCGTCTGGTGGACCGCTTCGGCGCTCGGCGCATCGTGCCGGGCGCGTTGCTCGCCATGGCCTGCGGTTGTGGCTCGTTGGCGCTGTTGCCGATGAGTCTGGGGTTGCCCGCCTATTTGCTGCCGATTGCAGTGGTCGCCGTCGGCTATGCGCTGTTTCAGGCGGCGAACAACACCGGGTTGATGGCCGGCGTCCGTCAGGAGCAGCGCGGTGTGGTTTCCGCGATGCTCGGGCTGGCGCGCAACCTCGGCTTGATCACCGGGGCAGCGGTGATGGGCGCGGTGTTTGCACTGGCGGCGGGCGATCCGACACAAGCTCCGGCTACGGCCATTGCCAGCGGCTTGCACATCACTTTTGGCGTAGCGGTGGCGTTGATGCTCATGGCGTTGATCATCAGCCGAGCACAGTTCAACGGTGGGAGTGAGCCTGCTCGCGAAGAGGCCGGCACAGGTAACATCTCCTGTGACTGATACACCGCTTTCGCGAGCAGGCTCGCTCCCACAGGGGATCGGGTTGATCAGCAGAACTTCGGTCGAACCGAGATCAAATGTGGGAGCGAGCCTGCTCGCGAAGAGGCCGGCACAGCCAACATCTCCGGTGACTGACCCAGCGCTTTCGCGAGCAGGCTTGCTCCCACAGGGGTCGAGTTGATCAGTAGATCTTCGGCCGAACCGAGATCAAATGTGGGAGCGAGCCCGCTCGCGAAGAGGCCGGCACAGCCAACATCTCCGGTGGCTGACACTCCGCTTTCGCGAGCAGGCTTGCTCCCACAGGGGTCGAGTTGATCAGTAGATCTTCGGCCGAACCGAGATCAAATGTGGGAGCGAGCCCGCTCGCGAAGAGGCCGGCACAGCCAACATCTCCGGTGGCTGACACTCCGCTTTCGCGAGCAAGCTCGCTCCCACAGGGGATCGGGTTAATCAGCAGAACTTCGATCGAACCGAGATCAAATGTGGGAGCGAGCCTGCTCGCGAAGAGGCCGGCACAGCCAACATCTCCGGTGACTGACCCAGCGCTTTCGCGAGCAGGCTTGCTCCCACAGGGGTCGAGTTGATCAGTAGATCTTCGGCCGAACCGAGATCAAATGTGGGAGCGAGCCTGCTCGCGAAGAGGCCGGCACAGCCAACATCTCCGGTGACTGACCCAGCGCTTTCGCGAGCAGGCTTGCTCCCACAGGGGTCGAGTTGATCAGTAGATCTTCGGCCGAACCGAGATCAAATGTGGGAGCGAGCCCGCTCGCGAAGAGGCCGGCACAGCCAACATCTCCGGTGGCTGACACTCCGCTTTCGCGAGCAAGCTCGCTCCCACAGGGGATCGGGTTAATCAGCAGAACTTCGACCGAACCGAGATCAAATGTGGGAGCAAGCCTGCTCGCGAAGGGGTCGGCACAGGCAACATCTCCGGTGACTGAAACAGCGCTTTCGCGAGCAGGCTCGCTCCCACAGGGGATCGGGTTGATCAGTAGATCTTCGGCCGAACCGAGATCAAATATGGGAGCGAGCCTGCTCGCGAAGGGGTCGGCACAGGCAACATCTCCGGTGACTGAAACAGCGCTTTCGCGAGCAGGCTCGCTCCCACAGGGGATCGATTTGATCGGTAGATCTTCAGCCGAACCGCGATCAAATGTGGGAGCGAGCCTGCTCGCGAAGAGGCCGGCAGAGGTAACATCTCCGGTGACTAACACTCCGCTTTCGCGAGCAGGCTCGCTCCCACAGTGAATCGGGTTGATCAGTAGATCTTCAGCCGAACCGAGATCAAATGTGGGAGCGAGCCTGCTCGCGAAGAGGCCGGCAATACCAGCATCTCCGGTGACTGACACTCCGCTTTCGCGAGCAAGCTCGCTCCCACAGGGGATCGGGTTGATCAGTAGATCTTCGGCCGAACCGAGATCAAGTGTGGGAGCGAGCTTGCTCGCGAAGAGGTCGGCACAGGCAACATCTCCAGTGATTGATACACCGCTTTCGCGAGCAGGCTCGCTCCCACAGGGGAAAAGTGGTGATGTTCAGTCCCGAGATTGCCGGGCGGGGAAAAACAGTTCGAAGCAGGTGATGCCATCGGCACTGCTGGCGCTGTAGCGGCCTTGATGCAATTGCATGATGGTCGCGACGATCGACAGGCCCAAACCGTTGGATTGCGCCGAGCGCTCACGGGACTGATCAACGCGGTAGAAGCGTTCGAACAGCCGCGCCAGATGTTCCGGTGCAATGGTTGCGCCGTGGTTGCGCACCCGCAAATAACTGCCGTCCGGCTCGGCAATCGCTTCCACCTGCACCGTCGAATCCGCCGCGCCGTACTTGATCGCATTGGCACACAGGTTGGCCAACGCGCGGCGCAACAGCATCGGCTCGGCCCAGATCACACCGCTGCCGCGCGCCTCGATGCACACGCCGACATCCGCCGCGAGGCCTTCAAAATAATCGGCAATACGCTGCATCTCATCCGCCGCATCCAGTTCCTGGCGCTGACTCAAGGCACTGGCCGGATCGGTGCGCGCCAGAAACAGCATGTTGTCGAGCATCCGCGTCAGGCGTTCCAGTTCTTCGACGTTGGAGGCTAGCAACTGCTGGTAGGCCTCGATGCTGCGGTGCTGCTGCAGCGCGACCTGAGTTTCGCCGAGCAGATTGTTGATCGGCGTGCGTAACTCATGGGCCATGTCGGTGGACACCTGACTCAACTGCGCAAAGCCCTTGGCGAGCCGGTCGAGCATGGCATTGAACGCCTCGATCATCGGCAGCAATTCCCGTGGGGCGCCGTGACTGTCGAGGCGTTCGCCGAGGTTGCCGACGCCAATACCGTGGGCGTGTTTTGCCAG contains these protein-coding regions:
- a CDS encoding LysR family transcriptional regulator: MTAPDLNLLITLDVLLREGSVARAAKCLRLSPSAMSRALARLRETTGDPLLVRAGRGLVPTPRALELRERVSHLVQDAEAVLRPAEVLDPGRLQRTFTLRNTDGFVETFAAALLARIAEEAPGVRLRFVQKADKDSTPLREGRVDLETGVVDDSTDPTLHSRILFQDQWIGVVREGHPLSAGKITSKRFADGEHILISRRGRSSGPVDEALLALGLTRDIVTSFGGFSAALTLVRESDLIATVPQRHTSKLRTGLHSFALPFAMPDISVSMLWHPRMDADPAHRWLRECVRQVCA
- a CDS encoding MFS transporter, whose protein sequence is MPRESLSTPARWALTSLALSMLMPSLDTSIANAGLPILATAFEATFQQVQWIVLAYLLAITTLIVSVGRLGDGFGRRRLLLIGIGIFTSASLACALAPGLGWLIGARAVQGVGAAIMFALTVALVADAVPKARAGSAMGLLATMSAAGTSLGPSLGGLLMTHVGWQAIFLLNVPLGLLNIWLVYRFLPADRAAGPRPRVAFDYSGSAVLVLTLAAYALAMTLEGFTVPLLLASLCGAGLFFMIEKKAKAPLIRLSLFADRRLSSSLALTFVVTTVMMTTLVVGPFYLSRGLGLSSAVVGLALSVGPLLSAFGGVPAGRLVDRFGARRIVPGALLAMACGCGSLALLPMSLGLPAYLLPIAVVAVGYALFQAANNTGLMAGVRQEQRGVVSAMLGLARNLGLITGAAVMGAVFALAAGDPTQAPATAIASGLHITFGVAVALMLMALIISRAQFNGGSEPAREEAGTGNISCD
- a CDS encoding heavy metal sensor histidine kinase, producing MSSRRAYSLTLRLALVFALLAFASLAGLGAALYNELEQQLIRRDDTALVSRVDQLRTFLNDSNTLELIKNKPALFQNMLGNREALLTIGAPGQPPLLVVNPGNLRPPMLPAVPIDQAMTLKDVQHLPSVDGVPFSAVAASIDSGELGSLQVTTGRLMSERTAMLANYRLSVYGLASLAALLLAVVGCLLVYRGLLPLRRLAKHAHGIGVGNLGERLDSHGAPRELLPMIEAFNAMLDRLAKGFAQLSQVSTDMAHELRTPINNLLGETQVALQQHRSIEAYQQLLASNVEELERLTRMLDNMLFLARTDPASALSQRQELDAADEMQRIADYFEGLAADVGVCIEARGSGVIWAEPMLLRRALANLCANAIKYGAADSTVQVEAIAEPDGSYLRVRNHGATIAPEHLARLFERFYRVDQSRERSAQSNGLGLSIVATIMQLHQGRYSASSADGITCFELFFPARQSRD